A single window of Solea solea chromosome 9, fSolSol10.1, whole genome shotgun sequence DNA harbors:
- the LOC131465952 gene encoding uncharacterized protein LOC131465952 isoform X1: protein MNIILIASLLSAATFVLHVAASKESLEAGVSVRPPGPNIYLSECVLLQCTVESHCTSVKSYRWYRAKPLAIPNRRHLVSGDSYYISAVTREDADSYWCQAKCQENKTVLFVDVRPVTLSVSERPPSSLSLTPNTRQMLRGEQFTIQCPASETYSSIWKLLHFSPDRSAGTTVVAVQHSLPGGGVPADKSVFVFIAATWNSGLYWCEGPEGRSNAVNITVSCESCETEMLKDKLREEPSGPDRPPVTQCVKGSKGLKMFLKQRLKSESKINHVQCVCPTDGNITLKTPASPVAVGDDVGLYCQYQAGNSTETRFFKNGAEIHTHISASSDRVVVMAIQNVTQDDEGFYKCASHDRKMQSPESWLSVRPDRGQAFEGNLTSSEETPDSTSDTWKWITLSFGILFLFLVPLTVWLVYHYRYQMFCTRICWSLYKQEVRAEKLPATIQDATEVQWDLSWMEMTNLLDKNRGT from the exons CTAACATCTACCTCAGCGAGTGTGTGCTGCTACAGTGCACAGTGGAGTCACACTGTACTTCTGTGAAGAGCTACCGGTGGTACAGGGCCAAACCACTTGCCATTCCAAACCGCAGGCACCTGGTCTCTGGTGACAGCTACTACATCAGCGCTGTAACAAGGGAGGATGCTGACAGTTACTGGTGCCAAGCTAAGTGTCAGGAGAATAAGACTGTGTTATTTGTGGACGTCCGGCCGGTCACACTCAGTGTGTCAG AGCGCCCCCCCTCCTCACTGTCTCTTACTCCCAACACCAGGCAGATGCTCAGAGGGGAACAGTTCACCATACAATGTCCCGCCTCTGAGACTTACTCCTCGATCTGGAAGCTGCTGCATTTCTCTCCAGACCGCTCGGCGGGTACCACAGTCGTTGCTGTCCAACATTCACTACCAGGAGGTGGTGTTCCTGCAGACAAATCGgtgtttgtgttcattgctGCCACTTGGAACAGTGGACTGTACTGGTGTGAGGGGCCTGAGGGTCGCAGCAATGCAGTCAACATCACAGTAAGCTGTGAGTCTTGTGAAACAGAGATGTTAAAGGACAAACTGAGGGAGGAACCATCTGGTCCAGACAGACCCCCTGTTACGCAGTGTGTCAAAGGGTCCAAGGGGTTAAAAATGTTTCTGAAACAAAGGTTGAAGAGCGAGTCAAAGATTAATCATGTCCAATGTGTTTGTCCCACAGATGGCAACATCACCTTGAAGACTCCTGCCTCTCCTGTGGCTGTGGGCGATGACGTAGGCTTGTATTGTCAGTACCAGGCAGGCAACAGCACTGAGACGCGCTTCTTTAAAAACGGAGCAGAAATCCACACTCATATCTCTGCCAGTTCAGACAGAGTCGTCGTGATGGCGATTCAGAATGTGACACAGGACGATGAGGGCTTTTACAAGTGTGCGTCGCACGACAGAAAGATGCAGAGTCCAGAGAGCTGGTTATCAGTGAGACCTGACAGAGGTCAGGCATTTGAAG gCAATTTGACTTCATCAGAAGAGACACCAGACTCCACTAGTG ACACCTGGAAATGGATCACACTCTCATTTGGGATTCTATTTCTGTTCCTCGTCCCTCTTACAGTTTGGCTCGTTTATCACTACAG GTACCAGATGTTTTGCACCCGTATCTGCTGGTCGCTTTACAAACAGGAGGTGCGAGCAGAGAAGCTTCCTGCGACCATACAGGATGCGACAGAAGTGCAGTGGGACCTGTCCTGGATGGAGATGACCAATCTACTGGATAAGAATCGTGGCACTTAA
- the rabggta gene encoding geranylgeranyl transferase type-2 subunit alpha — protein MHGRLKIKSTAQQEEEKRKEREKKLKIYVAVRDACFDKRKNGVLDDEALQLTQQLLSSNPDFATLWNYRREILMHQETVKDEDEVQKLYEAELSFLESCLKANPKSYGCWHHRCWVSARLPRPDWARELSLCDLCLSVDDRNFHCWDYRRLVVKMSGVPVDQELEFTDRLIGSNFSNYSSWHYRSTLLPLLHPESPEAPSPCLKAPQTSPPPSPQTQSHRVCEEQLLKEYELVQNAFFTDPNDQSAWFYYRWLLGRAERDEMISCVFISREDERVAVAFSRPVNAQTIGLLLVLDGQPQKVEWRSVHPRFKFCPVWICDLPHGTISDITNEHNLTVHWTEKPTHKDCALYTGRAESYCRDSATDQELFRSELSVEKTSVLQSELQTCNQLQEMEPLNKWCLLTIILLMRALDPLGYEKETLDHFKTLREVDSMRSAYYSDLCSKFMIENTIMKMEYAEVRVFSISDKNLTTLCHLDQLLLVTHINLSSNQLQRLPPQFAMLQCLEVLEADNNSIENVEGLYRLPKLEEVLLKNNKISTVADLKPLASCPKLKRLDLRGNPVTQITNIGSELAELLPSITDLLL, from the exons atg cacgGACGTCTAAAGATTAAATCTACTGCCcagcaagaggaggagaaaagaaaggagcGAGAGAAGAAACTGAAGATATACGTTGCTGTACGAGATGCATGTTTCGATAAG AGGAAGAATGGTGTTTTGGATGATGAGGCTCTACAGCTCACTCAGCAGCTGCTTTCTTCCAATCCTGACTTTGCGACCTTGTGGAATTACAGAAGAGAGATACTGATGCACCAAGAAACTGTGAA GGATGAGGATGAAGTGCAGAAGCTGTACGAAGCAGAGCTGTCATTTTTGGAGTCTTGCCTGAAGGCGAATCCAAAGTCTTATGGCTGCTGGCACCACAGATGTTGGGTCTCTGCGCGATTGCCTCGACCCGATTGGGCCAGAGAGCTGAGCCTGTGTGATCTCTGTCTGAGTGTGGACGACCGCAATT TCCATTGTTGGGATTATCGCCGTCTGGTTGTGAAGATGTCTGGTGTGCCTGTGGATCAGGAGCTGGAGTTCACCGATCGACTTATTGGCTCCAACTTCTCCAACTACTCCAGCTGGCACTACCGCAGCACCCTGCTGCCACTTCTCCACCCGGAGTCTCCTGAGGCGCCGTCACCATGCCTCAAGGCTCCACAAACCTCCCCTCCACCTTCTCCGCAAACTCAGTCCCATCGTGTCTGTGAAGAGCAGCTACTCAAAG AATATGAGCTTGTACAAAATGCTTTCTTCACCGACCCCAACGACCAGAGTGCTTGGTTCTACTATCGCTGGTTGCTAGGTCGAG CGGAACGGGATGAGATGATCAGCTGTGTGTTCATTAGCCGGGAAGACGAGAGAGTAGCGGTTGCCTTTTCCAGGCCTGttaat GCGCAGACAATTGGCCTGCTGCTGGTCCTGGACGGTCAGCCTCAGAAGGTGGAGTGGAGGAGTGTCCACCCACGTTTCAAATTCTGCCCCGTCTGG ATTTGTGACTTGCCTCATGGAACGATAAGCGACATCACTAATGAGCACAACCTGACCGTGCATTGGACTGAAAAACCCACTCACAAAGACTGTGCTCTTTACACAG GTCGAGCTGAGAGTTATTGTCGGGATTCTGCTACAGATCAGGAACTTTTCAG GAGTGAACTCTCTGTGGAGAAAACCTCCGTGTTACAGTCAGAGCTCCAGACATGCAATCAGCTTCAAGAAATGGAGCCACTCAATAAAT GGTGCTTACTGACTATTATCCTCCTGATGAGGGCGCTAGATCCTCTGGGATATGAAAAGGAGACTCTCGATCACTTCAAAACACTTCGA GAAGTGGATTCAATGCGCTCTGCATATTACAGTGATTTGTGTAGCAAGTTTATGATAGAAAACACCATCATGAAAATGGAGTATGCTGAAGTGCGCGTCTTCAGTATTTCTGACAAG AACCTGACAACTTTATGccacctggaccagctcttattGGTCACCCATATCAATCTGTCTTCTAATCAGCTGCAGCGGCTGCCTCCTCAGTTTGCTATGTTGCAGTGCCTAGAG GTCTTGGAGGCTGATAACAACTCCATAGAAAATGTAGAGGGACTGTATCGTCTTCCAAAACTGGAGGAAGTCCTATTGAAGAATAACA AAATTTCTACAGTGGCAGATCTCAAGCCACTGGCCTCCTGCCCCAAGCTGAAGCGCCTTGATCTCCGTGGCAACCCCGTCACTCAGATCACCAACATCGGGTCAGAGTTAGCCGAGCTGCTGCCCTCAATCACCGACCTCCTGCTCTGA
- the LOC131466255 gene encoding protein-glutamine gamma-glutamyltransferase K-like: MPVETRSIRDNSAVGRFPTVTLGFEEDTEEEKEQPEENNVQGENACQRWLRKVCPCCYNKPNEDEVTDTLVTGVDELDNEDGINDEKPATGDHKLDELLLNVQSIDLMKSISGENRIEHHTDLYPSDNLIIRRGQTFQMWITLSRPFDRSTDKLHLELKTGPLPTLAKGTHVIIPLVEDLDDGRWEAAVVRQDDKRIKLSVNSSPTALIGRYQLKVETSCTNGEAISTHDPANDIIMLFNPWCEDDTVFMDSEEERHEYVLNDVGLIYYGTENQIGLRTWNYGQFDDGILAACLFVLEKSGVPPSGWGDPVNVVRIVSAMINSPDDCGVVEGNWSGNYSNGTSPTTWSGSVEILKEYHENKGNPVKYGQCWVFAGTFTTVLRCLGIPGRTVTNYNSAHDTDVSLTSDIYLDENLDPIEELNVDSIWNFHVWNDCWMARPDLPPGYGGWQAVDATPQETSQGTFRCGPASLTAVRNGQVYLKHDCPFVFAEVNSDKIYWQRNTDGTFSQIYSEKKAVGHKISTKAVGSDKRSDITHLYKHLEGTEAERIAVETACRYGSKAEAYSSPTAEDVSIEVTMEGKGPEMGQDAELTLTLRNSSSENRTVILHSQVAVMYYTGVHKATIRKDETDVDLLPNEVKILEWSLTYEDCKDKLIDQAALMLTLSGRVKETQQVLATQFSFRLRTPNLFLTPVGKAVVGERMAVKISFTNPLPLVLKAVIFHVEGLGLLTARKINFGDIGSHASVSLTEHFVPTLSGPRKLMASLDCKQLTQVHGVTDITVEESNAAP; the protein is encoded by the exons ATGCCTGTAGAAACACGATCCATCAGAGACAACTCTGCAGTTGGTCGTTTTCCAACTGTCACTCTTGGGTTTGAGGAGGACACCGAGGAAGAAAAGGAACAACCGgaggaaaacaatgttcagGGAGAAAATGCGTGTCAGCGCTGGCTGCGAAAGGTCTGTCCATGCTGCTATAACAAACCCAATGAGGATGAAGTCACAGACACTTTGGTCACAGGGGTTGATGAGCTGGATAACGAGGATGggataaatgatgaaaaaccTGCAACTGGGGACCACAAGTTGGATG aactCCTTCTCAACGTGCAATCAATAGACCTAATGAAAAGCATATCAGGGGAGAACCGCATTGAGCATCACACAGATCTCTACCCGAGTGACAACCTCATTATTCGCAGAGGACAGACGTTCCAGATGTGGATTACCCTGTCTCGACCCTTTGACCGCAGCACTGACAAACTTCACCTTGAGCTCAAAACAG GGCCACTGCCAACACTGGCGAAGGGAACCCATGTAATCATCCCTTTAGTGGAAGACCTGGACGACGGCCGCTGGGAGGCTGCTGTTGTGAGACAGGACGACAAAAGAATAAAGCTGTCCGTGAATTCGTCACCCACGGCGCTCATTGGCCGATATCAACTCAAGGTGGAAACAAGCTGCACAAATGGCGAGGCTATTTCCACACATGACCCTGcgaatgacatcatcatgttgtTCAACCCCTGGTGTGAAG ATGACACAGTGTTCATGGACTCTGAGGAAGAGAGGCACGAATATGTCCTGAACGATGTTGGACTAATCTACTATGGAACAGAGAATCAAATTGGATTGAGGACGTGGAACTATGGACAG TTTGATGATGGGATTCTAGCTGCCTGCCTCTTTGTCCTGGAAAAGAGTGGAGTTCCTCCGTCTGGTTGGGGAGACCCAGTTAATGTGGTGCGAATTGTCTCTGCCATG ATCAATTCCCCTGATGACTGTGGTGTTGTGGAGGGAAACTGGTCAGGAAACTATTCAAATGGAACTAGTCCAACAACGTGGAGTGGAAGCGTGGAAATCCTAAAGGAATACCATGAAAACAAAGGCAATCCTGTTAAGTACGGCCAGTGCTGGGTTTTTGCGGGCACCTTCACTACAG TGCTACGGTGTTTGGGCATCCCCGGCCGAACTGTGACCAACTACAACTCAGCTCATGACACAGACGTCTCCTTGACATCAGACATATACCTGGACGAGAACCTGGACCCTATAGAAGAGCTCAATGTGGACTCTATCTG GAACTTTCATGTGTGGAACGACTGCTGGATGGCTCGTCCAGACTTACCTCCAGGCTATGGAGGCTGGCAAGCTGTTGATGCCACACCTCAGGAGACCAGCCAAGGCACCTTCCGCTGTGGTCCCGCGTCTCTTACTGCTGTACGCAATGGTCAGGTCTACCTCAAACACGACTGTCCGTTTGTGTTCGCTGAG GTAAACAGTGATAAAATCTACTGGCAGAGGAATACAGATGGGACCTTTAGTCAAATCTACAGTGAGAAAAAAGCTGTAGGCCACAAGATTAGCACCAAGGCTGTTGGTTCTGACAAGCGTAGTGACATCACACACCTTTACAAACACCTTGAAG GCACAGAGGCGGAACGCATTGCTGTGGAAACAGCATGTCGCTACGGCTCCAAAGCAGAGGCCTATTCATCTCCCACAGCAGAGGATGTCTCTATAGAAGTCACCATGGAGGGTAAAGGTCCTGAAATGGGACAAGATGCTGAGCTGACCCTCACGTTACGTAATAGCAGTTCAGAGAATCGCACAGTTATCCTTCACAGCCAAGTGGCAGTCATGTACTACACCGGTGTCCACAAGGCCACGATCAGGAAGGATGAAACAGACGTGGACCTACTGCCCAACGAGG TGAAGATTTTGGAGTGGTCCCTGACATACGAAGACTGTAAGGACAAACTGATAGATCAGGCCGCCCTCATGCTGACCCTCTCCGGCAGAgttaaagaaacacagcaggtcCTGGCCACTCAGTTCAGTTTTCGACTCAGGACCCCAAACCTCTTCCTAACG CCAGTTGGTAAGGCTGTGGTCGGAGAGAGGATGGCGGTAAAGATTTCGTTTACAAACCCACTACCACTGGTGCTGAAAGCTGTGATATTCCATGTGGAGGGACTCGGCCTCCTCACTGCACGAAAGATTAATTTTGG AGATATCGGCAGCCatgcctctgtgtctctcactgaGCACTTTGTCCCCACCCTGTCTGGACCAAGGAAATTAATGGCTTCACTGGACTGCAAGCAGCTCACTCAGGTTCATGGTGTGACAGACATCACTGTGGAGGAAAGCAACGCCGCTCCATAG
- the LOC131465952 gene encoding Fc receptor-like protein 5 isoform X2 produces the protein MNIILIASLLSAATFVLHVAASKESLEAGVSVRPPGPNIYLSECVLLQCTVESHCTSVKSYRWYRAKPLAIPNRRHLVSGDSYYISAVTREDADSYWCQAKCQENKTVLFVDVRPVTLSVSERPPSSLSLTPNTRQMLRGEQFTIQCPASETYSSIWKLLHFSPDRSAGTTVVAVQHSLPGGGVPADKSVFVFIAATWNSGLYWCEGPEGRSNAVNITVSYGNITLKTPASPVAVGDDVGLYCQYQAGNSTETRFFKNGAEIHTHISASSDRVVVMAIQNVTQDDEGFYKCASHDRKMQSPESWLSVRPDRGQAFEGNLTSSEETPDSTSDTWKWITLSFGILFLFLVPLTVWLVYHYRYQMFCTRICWSLYKQEVRAEKLPATIQDATEVQWDLSWMEMTNLLDKNRGT, from the exons CTAACATCTACCTCAGCGAGTGTGTGCTGCTACAGTGCACAGTGGAGTCACACTGTACTTCTGTGAAGAGCTACCGGTGGTACAGGGCCAAACCACTTGCCATTCCAAACCGCAGGCACCTGGTCTCTGGTGACAGCTACTACATCAGCGCTGTAACAAGGGAGGATGCTGACAGTTACTGGTGCCAAGCTAAGTGTCAGGAGAATAAGACTGTGTTATTTGTGGACGTCCGGCCGGTCACACTCAGTGTGTCAG AGCGCCCCCCCTCCTCACTGTCTCTTACTCCCAACACCAGGCAGATGCTCAGAGGGGAACAGTTCACCATACAATGTCCCGCCTCTGAGACTTACTCCTCGATCTGGAAGCTGCTGCATTTCTCTCCAGACCGCTCGGCGGGTACCACAGTCGTTGCTGTCCAACATTCACTACCAGGAGGTGGTGTTCCTGCAGACAAATCGgtgtttgtgttcattgctGCCACTTGGAACAGTGGACTGTACTGGTGTGAGGGGCCTGAGGGTCGCAGCAATGCAGTCAACATCACAGTAAGCT ATGGCAACATCACCTTGAAGACTCCTGCCTCTCCTGTGGCTGTGGGCGATGACGTAGGCTTGTATTGTCAGTACCAGGCAGGCAACAGCACTGAGACGCGCTTCTTTAAAAACGGAGCAGAAATCCACACTCATATCTCTGCCAGTTCAGACAGAGTCGTCGTGATGGCGATTCAGAATGTGACACAGGACGATGAGGGCTTTTACAAGTGTGCGTCGCACGACAGAAAGATGCAGAGTCCAGAGAGCTGGTTATCAGTGAGACCTGACAGAGGTCAGGCATTTGAAG gCAATTTGACTTCATCAGAAGAGACACCAGACTCCACTAGTG ACACCTGGAAATGGATCACACTCTCATTTGGGATTCTATTTCTGTTCCTCGTCCCTCTTACAGTTTGGCTCGTTTATCACTACAG GTACCAGATGTTTTGCACCCGTATCTGCTGGTCGCTTTACAAACAGGAGGTGCGAGCAGAGAAGCTTCCTGCGACCATACAGGATGCGACAGAAGTGCAGTGGGACCTGTCCTGGATGGAGATGACCAATCTACTGGATAAGAATCGTGGCACTTAA